From the genome of SAR86 cluster bacterium:
CTCCTTCCTCTAAAGGTTCTAATCCAGCCATTCTTTCTAATGAGGTATCGCTCCTTGGAGTTTCATCATGCTCAAAATCATCAATAGATACAATTTCATCTTGAAATTTTCCATTTTTAATAGCATAAAGAGCTTTTCTATGACTTTCCAAAGCAAATTCTTCCATATCAACCCTGCTTATATTCCACTTTTCTGCAATCATTTGTGCAGATTTAAACTGAGATAAGGTTCCAGAGCCATATCTTTTTTTCCACCCTAATGATCCTGTAAAAGGATCATCAAAACCATATTCACGTCCTGCTAACATGGCAGATGAAATAGGAATCTGACTCATATTTTGGACTCCACCTGCCACTACAACATCACTGGTACCGCTCATAATAGCTTGAGCTGCAAAATGCAAAGCTTGTTGGGATGATCCACACTGTCTATCAATTGTTGTGCCAGGGACTTCTTCGGACAACCCTGCCGCCAACCAAGCAGTTCTCGCTATGTCCCCTGCTTGAGATCCAATAGTATCGACACAACCAAAAATAACATCTTCAACTATGGAAGAGTCAATAGATGCTCTTTCTATAAGGGCCTTTAGTGAATGGGCTCCGAGATCTGCAGAATGTATATTAGAAAGACTCCCATTTCTTCTACCTACGGGAGTCCTAACCGCTTCTACTATAAATGCTTCAGACATAATGCAACTTTATATGAAAGTTTGCCCAAGACCTAACTCTGATCTAGTATTTAATATTTCTTCTTCTAACCTATTTTGATGCCAAGAATGATTTCCCCACATGATATCCAACACCCAAATTCTTTTCATATATATCTGAAGGTCTGATTCCCATGTATAACCTAATGCACCGTGAGCTTGAATAGAATTTTTTGCTGCAAGTCTTGCAGTCCTAGAAGCAGATAATTTAGCATGAGATACATCTCTGTATCTTCCAGGTAGATTATGAGCCAAGGAATAAGCTGCCCTATAAACTACTGGTTTTGCAAACTCTATTTGTACTTGCACATCTGCAAGAAGGTGCTTTATAGCCTGGAAAGATCCTATGGGTTTTCCAAATTGTTCTCGCGTCTTTACATAGTCAACAGCCATGTCGATAACTTTTCTAGCTAAACCTAATTGTTGCGCCGCAATTGACAAAGCTCCAATATTGGAAATCTTTAACCATATATCTGCACTTTCAGACCTATGGACTAGTCTTTGCGAGTCCTTAGGTGCCCAGTCTAAAGAATATAATCTCAAAGAAGGATCCAAACTTTCCCTTTTTGTTAATTTAACTTCTTCTTGATGTAAGAAATGTAAACCATCTCCACTTTGGAGAAAAAAAATATCTGCTAGATGAGCACTTGGAAGGAATTTATTTAGTTCATATCCTGTTAGAGCAATTAAATCTCCATTGGCTAATTTTGCTTTCCAATTTTCTTTATAATTATTCGGGAGCTCCTTAAGTAATGAAGCTGTAATCCATCCAACATCAACAAGGGGTTCAGGAAGAGCAGCATATCCAGCCTCTTCAGCTATCAATACAAAATCTACATCATTAAGGCCTAACCCGCCTTCTTCCTCTTCAATTAACATTCCAATTACGCCCAGATCCTTTAAAATCTTCCAACGATTGTCATCAAAACCTTTTGTATCTTTCCAGAGAGCTCTAATTGAATTGGAAGATGCCATATCTTTAAAGAAACTCTTAACTGTGTCTCTAAAAGCAACCTGTTGATCAGTAAATCTGAAATCCATTATTTTGGAAGCCCTAATATTCTTTCAGCTATAATATTTCTCTGTATCTCATTGGTCCCAGCATAAATTGGTCCAGCTAATGAAAATAAAAACCCTTTTATCCATTCAACAGCATCATTGGCTTCTTTATCCGCTATCCCTAAAGCTGCTTCTGCTCCTAATAAAGATGAAGCTAAATCATACATTTCACAATCCAATTCTGACCAAAATATTTTATTAGTGCTTGATTCTGCTCCTATCACTCCTCCATTCATAAGTTTGGAAGCAGCCCAATAGGTATTTAAAGAATAAGCTTCTGCATCTAATACACAATCTACAACTCTTCCT
Proteins encoded in this window:
- a CDS encoding acetyl-CoA C-acetyltransferase — protein: MSEAFIVEAVRTPVGRRNGSLSNIHSADLGAHSLKALIERASIDSSIVEDVIFGCVDTIGSQAGDIARTAWLAAGLSEEVPGTTIDRQCGSSQQALHFAAQAIMSGTSDVVVAGGVQNMSQIPISSAMLAGREYGFDDPFTGSLGWKKRYGSGTLSQFKSAQMIAEKWNISRVDMEEFALESHRKALYAIKNGKFQDEIVSIDDFEHDETPRSDTSLERMAGLEPLEEGGLITAATSSQISDASAAMLVVSKKALKEYNLEPLVKVNHMSVRADDPVWMLTAPISATRYAIDKSGISLDEIGIVEINEAFASVVLAWHKELGYSLDKVNVCGGAIALGHPLGATGSRLMTTLIHQMKREDISYGLQTMCEGGGQANVTILENC
- a CDS encoding acyl-CoA/acyl-ACP dehydrogenase encodes the protein MDFRFTDQQVAFRDTVKSFFKDMASSNSIRALWKDTKGFDDNRWKILKDLGVIGMLIEEEEGGLGLNDVDFVLIAEEAGYAALPEPLVDVGWITASLLKELPNNYKENWKAKLANGDLIALTGYELNKFLPSAHLADIFFLQSGDGLHFLHQEEVKLTKRESLDPSLRLYSLDWAPKDSQRLVHRSESADIWLKISNIGALSIAAQQLGLARKVIDMAVDYVKTREQFGKPIGSFQAIKHLLADVQVQIEFAKPVVYRAAYSLAHNLPGRYRDVSHAKLSASRTARLAAKNSIQAHGALGYTWESDLQIYMKRIWVLDIMWGNHSWHQNRLEEEILNTRSELGLGQTFI